CTTCGCACTCGTCGATCAGCGGAGTGACTTCGCGCTGCATGAATCGGCGCAGTTGGCCCTGCAGTTCGAGCTGCTCGGAGGTGAGATCAAAGTTCATCATGATTCAGTTGTCCTTGAATAAGGGGGTTCAGCCCGAATAGCGGCCACCGGTGACAAACAGCGTGGTGCCGCTGATGTAGCGCGCCACATCCGAAGCAAGAAACGCGACAGCATTGGAGATGTCGCGCGGCTCGCCCAGAAAACCGACGGGAACCTTGGCGGTGGCGGCTTCCTGCAACTTCGGAAAGTGCGGCAAATTGCGCATGCCCGGCGTCATGATGAAACCCGGCGCAACGGCGTTCACGGTGACACCGAATCGACCCTGCTCTTGTGCGAGAGCGCGGGTGAAGCCGACCAGACCTGCCTTGCCTGCCGAGTAATTGGTCTGCCCGGGGTTGCCGAACAGCGAGCGCGACGAGATGTTGATCACGCGGCCCCACTTCTTTTCCATCATCTGCGGCAGCACGGCGCGCGAGCACAGGAAGGCACCTTTCAGGATGATGTCCACCACGCTGTCCCAGGACTGCTCGGTCATCTTGGTGAGGTAGCCGTCCTTCACGATACCGGCGTTATTCACCAGGATGTCGATGCCACCCAGTTGCTGCTGCGCCTGCGCCACCAGGTGCGCCACTTCGTCTTCGCTGGTCACATCACACGCCACGGCGATGGCTTCGTGCCCCGCTTTTCGCAAGTCTTCAGCCGTCTCGTGGGCGCTGCCGGCATTGATGTCGGAGACGACGATCTTGCATCCCTCCTCGGCCAGTTTGAACACCGTATCGCGGCCAATGCCGCTGCCCGATCCTGTGACGAGGGCCACGCGCCCTTGAAGATTGAGTTCCATGTTGCTCCTGAATTTCCTCTGCCTTATTTCAACGAAATATCGTTTTATTCAACGATTGGTCGTAATTTAAGGTTTGCAGATCGACGTGTCAACGACAAAGGTGACAGTATTTCCATGAGTTCTGGAAATCCCTAGGTACATATCGATGCCACGGCTTCCCGCTGACGACATCGACTTTCCCAGTTGGGCATGCAAACAACCAGACGAAGTAGAATCCGACCTATCGTCAAGAAATGAATCAGGAGTTGGTGTGCCCGCAGACGTACCCGCATGTGCCCGGACCCTGGCGGTCCTCGAAGTATTTGCGCGCGAAAAGCGCGAGCTGTCCGTATCCGATGTGGCGCGATTTCTGGACCTGGCCGACAGCAGTTGCTCAGACCTGCTGCACACCATGATGAAAGCCGGATATGTGGTGCGCACCGCCAAGACGCGG
The window above is part of the Diaphorobacter sp. HDW4B genome. Proteins encoded here:
- a CDS encoding SDR family NAD(P)-dependent oxidoreductase — its product is MELNLQGRVALVTGSGSGIGRDTVFKLAEEGCKIVVSDINAGSAHETAEDLRKAGHEAIAVACDVTSEDEVAHLVAQAQQQLGGIDILVNNAGIVKDGYLTKMTEQSWDSVVDIILKGAFLCSRAVLPQMMEKKWGRVINISSRSLFGNPGQTNYSAGKAGLVGFTRALAQEQGRFGVTVNAVAPGFIMTPGMRNLPHFPKLQEAATAKVPVGFLGEPRDISNAVAFLASDVARYISGTTLFVTGGRYSG